The following are from one region of the Prevotella communis genome:
- a CDS encoding M16 family metallopeptidase — protein MTRYNTITLENGLRIIHLPSDSQVVYCGIAVKVGTRHELPGEEGLAHFCEHLSFKGTEHRSAVQIINAIEGLGGELNAFTNKEDTVFYCAIQARHFMKAVNVLCDIVFHSTYPQSEVEKEREVVCDEIESYEDSPAELIFDEIENILFEGHPLGHNILGTSEQVRQYTSEDARRFTARYYRPDNCVFFASGNVNFKRLATWLRASCKDNTHISERSENLEILEKPENQPERLLIRHRGTHQAHVIIGSRAYAADDQRRWALYLLNNIIGGPGLNSRLNLSLRERNGLVYSVESSMVCYGDTGCWCTYFGCDPHDVKRCCRLVRRELDRLIKNPLSTSQLLKAKQQLQGQLAIASDSREQFALDFAKNFLHQGKERDLSDIMQHIDSLTSQDLQQVAREIFDPEHITTLIYE, from the coding sequence ATGACAAGATACAATACGATTACACTGGAAAACGGCTTGCGCATCATCCACCTGCCTTCAGACTCGCAGGTGGTCTATTGCGGCATAGCCGTAAAGGTAGGCACACGCCACGAACTGCCTGGCGAAGAGGGACTGGCCCACTTCTGCGAGCACCTGTCGTTCAAGGGCACGGAGCATCGCAGCGCCGTACAGATTATCAATGCCATCGAGGGACTGGGTGGCGAGTTGAACGCCTTCACCAACAAGGAGGACACGGTGTTCTATTGCGCCATCCAGGCACGTCATTTCATGAAGGCGGTCAACGTGCTCTGCGACATCGTGTTCCACAGCACCTACCCACAGAGCGAGGTTGAGAAGGAGCGCGAGGTGGTATGCGACGAGATAGAAAGCTATGAGGATTCGCCAGCCGAACTTATCTTCGACGAGATAGAGAACATCCTGTTCGAAGGTCACCCCTTAGGTCATAATATCCTTGGCACCAGCGAACAGGTACGCCAATATACTAGCGAGGATGCTCGTCGTTTCACAGCCCGCTATTATCGTCCAGATAACTGTGTATTCTTTGCCAGCGGCAATGTGAACTTTAAGCGCCTCGCAACCTGGCTGCGCGCTAGTTGCAAAGATAATACGCATATTTCAGAAAGATCAGAAAATCTTGAGATATTAGAGAAACCGGAAAATCAGCCGGAAAGACTCCTTATCCGCCATCGCGGCACCCACCAGGCTCATGTCATCATAGGCTCTCGTGCTTATGCCGCAGACGACCAACGCCGTTGGGCACTCTATCTGCTGAATAATATCATTGGAGGTCCAGGCCTCAACTCACGCCTCAACCTGTCACTCAGAGAACGCAACGGACTGGTATATAGTGTAGAGAGCAGTATGGTATGCTATGGTGACACCGGCTGTTGGTGCACCTATTTCGGATGCGACCCACACGACGTGAAACGCTGCTGTCGCCTGGTACGTCGCGAACTGGACCGCCTCATCAAGAATCCGCTTAGTACCTCACAACTCCTAAAGGCCAAACAGCAGTTGCAAGGTCAGCTTGCCATTGCCAGCGACAGCCGCGAACAGTTTGCACTCGACTTCGCCAAAAACTTCCTGCATCAGGGTAAGGAGCGCGACCTCAGCGACATCATGCAACATATTGATAGTCTCACATCGCAAGACCTGCAACAAGTAGCTCGCGAAATCTTCGACCCAGAACATATCACCACACTTATCTACGAATAA